The following are encoded together in the Bradyrhizobium genosp. L genome:
- a CDS encoding LysR substrate-binding domain-containing protein, translated as MNAIRAFEAAGRLGSFKSAAGELGVTQGAISQQIRLLERWLRAPLFERQNRRVVLTPAGQVYLHEIGEALARVVSATARYGEIDATILRVNAPATFSLRWLVPKIADFQTQHPQIRVRIETSNIPIDALAERADIVIRGGPDAFHDYRVRPFLSETRLPVCSPELLNRLPLGHTVDLRRHTLLHTLSLPRLWHDWLSEAGTPDLEATADLVLDHFYLTLQAALDGVGVAMGPTALVAEDLAAGRLVTPFSGPALRAREYCTYVPKTLQTDTRTLAFCSWLEQRGNMKGSI; from the coding sequence ATGAATGCCATCCGTGCTTTCGAGGCCGCTGGGCGCCTCGGCAGCTTCAAATCCGCGGCTGGAGAACTCGGGGTGACACAGGGAGCAATCAGCCAGCAGATCCGTCTTCTGGAGCGCTGGTTGCGTGCGCCGCTCTTTGAGCGACAAAATCGTCGTGTTGTGCTCACACCGGCCGGCCAAGTCTATCTTCACGAAATAGGGGAAGCGTTGGCTCGTGTAGTGTCGGCGACCGCGAGATACGGCGAAATCGACGCGACGATATTGCGCGTTAACGCTCCGGCTACTTTTTCCTTGCGCTGGCTCGTACCTAAGATTGCGGACTTCCAAACCCAGCACCCGCAGATAAGGGTTCGGATCGAAACATCGAATATACCGATCGATGCTTTGGCGGAACGCGCCGATATCGTCATCCGAGGAGGCCCCGACGCGTTCCATGATTATCGGGTTCGTCCATTCCTCTCGGAAACGAGATTACCTGTTTGCAGTCCAGAACTGCTAAACAGGTTGCCTCTAGGCCACACCGTCGACTTAAGGCGACACACGCTGCTCCACACGCTCAGTTTGCCGAGACTATGGCACGACTGGCTATCCGAAGCGGGCACGCCTGATCTGGAAGCCACAGCAGATCTTGTTCTCGACCACTTTTATCTCACACTCCAAGCTGCGCTGGATGGGGTTGGGGTCGCGATGGGACCAACGGCCTTGGTGGCGGAGGACCTGGCGGCGGGGCGACTCGTGACGCCATTTTCTGGTCCAGCGCTACGTGCGCGTGAATATTGCACGTACGTGCCGAAGACGCTTCAAACAGACACCCGAACGCTCGCCTTCTGCTCTTGGCTTGAACAACGAGGGAACATGAAAGGATCTATTTGA
- a CDS encoding DUF2285 domain-containing protein — protein MADDGRAPPQPLLDLTAGQVRRAVDGWHAVLRIGSVDHRIWSKDAPVPGASYAAELPFDADLEARAYAARRLWRAMNGRAPGPAFHQLSKQRRERLRAAIRALDAHGAGASYRVVAEVLFGKKRIPDRAWKTHDLRNRTIRLVQGGLALMRGGYRKLLRPGRRDE, from the coding sequence GTGGCCGATGACGGCCGGGCGCCGCCTCAGCCACTGCTCGACCTTACGGCTGGCCAGGTGCGCCGCGCTGTCGACGGCTGGCATGCCGTGCTGCGCATCGGCTCGGTAGATCACCGCATTTGGTCCAAAGACGCGCCGGTGCCCGGCGCATCATATGCGGCCGAACTACCGTTTGACGCCGATTTGGAGGCGCGCGCCTATGCAGCCCGGCGGTTGTGGCGCGCGATGAATGGACGCGCGCCAGGTCCTGCCTTTCATCAACTGTCGAAGCAGCGGCGCGAGCGCTTGAGGGCCGCGATCCGTGCGCTCGACGCGCACGGCGCGGGCGCAAGCTATCGCGTCGTCGCAGAAGTACTGTTCGGCAAGAAGCGCATCCCCGATCGCGCCTGGAAGACGCATGATCTGCGCAATCGAACGATCCGCTTGGTGCAAGGCGGCCTCGCGTTGATGCGCGGTGGTTACCGCAAACTTCTGCGGCCCGGCCGCAGGGACGAGTAG
- a CDS encoding relaxase/mobilization nuclease domain-containing protein, with amino-acid sequence MTVGDSDLRIRPGRIRSTRPPKPKSFINQVLRAAKKAGHTSGHAAAGRRSAAYGRSTFGRGRLAFSRARLFSPTRRVVVKARVVRHKGRAFRSAPLTAHLSYLKRDGVTRSGERAEMFEAGSDRADSAAFAERCKDDRHHFRFIVSPEDAGDMTDLRAFTRDLAKQMEADLGTRLDWVAVDHWNTDNPHVHLLVRGVDEEGADLVISRDYISQGLRSRAEELVAIELGPKPEHEIRNSLEREVAAERWTRLDREIRLAADETGYIDLRPENSGGSDPEIRRLMIGRLQYLERMGLAASATPGEWMVGLEAERSLRDLGMRGDVIKTMHRVFTERGEERGVADFVIEGGQPTSQIVGRLVDRGLHDELNGEAYALIDGTDGRAHHVRFRGLEAFDQAPPIGGIVEVRRFGQPGDAHPTLVLATRSDLDLGGQVTARGATWLDHRLAERDPMPLAMGGFGRETRAAMEARTERLIEEGLARRQGQRIVLQRDLLNTLRRRELNEVAAKHSADTGLSHLKAASGEHVAGTYRQRLTLASGRFAMIDNGLGFQLVPWSSELEKRLGQHVTGVVKDGGGIEWGFGRKRDLSL; translated from the coding sequence ATGACAGTGGGCGACAGCGACCTGCGCATTCGGCCTGGGCGCATCCGCAGCACTCGCCCGCCGAAGCCGAAGAGCTTCATCAACCAGGTGCTGCGGGCGGCGAAGAAAGCAGGACACACCTCGGGGCACGCTGCGGCTGGCAGGCGTTCCGCGGCCTATGGACGCTCGACGTTTGGCCGAGGCCGGCTAGCCTTTAGTCGCGCCAGATTGTTCAGCCCGACGCGGCGCGTTGTGGTGAAGGCGCGCGTGGTTCGTCACAAAGGGCGAGCCTTCCGTTCAGCACCACTGACCGCCCACCTCTCATATCTGAAACGCGACGGCGTGACCCGGAGTGGTGAGCGCGCCGAGATGTTCGAAGCCGGCAGCGACCGCGCCGATAGCGCGGCTTTCGCGGAACGGTGCAAGGACGACCGGCATCATTTCAGGTTCATCGTTTCACCGGAGGATGCGGGCGACATGACCGATCTCAGGGCCTTCACCCGCGATCTCGCCAAGCAGATGGAGGCCGATCTCGGCACGCGGCTCGATTGGGTGGCTGTCGATCATTGGAACACCGACAACCCTCACGTCCATCTTCTCGTTCGGGGAGTAGATGAGGAAGGGGCGGATCTCGTGATCTCCCGCGACTACATCAGCCAAGGCCTGCGCTCACGCGCCGAGGAACTGGTCGCTATCGAGCTGGGGCCAAAGCCGGAGCACGAGATCCGTAATTCGCTGGAGAGGGAAGTCGCAGCTGAACGATGGACGCGACTCGACCGAGAAATCCGGCTGGCGGCTGATGAGACCGGCTACATCGATCTTCGGCCGGAGAATTCCGGCGGCTCTGACCCCGAGATTCGCCGCCTGATGATCGGTCGCCTTCAATATCTGGAAAGGATGGGTCTTGCCGCATCCGCCACGCCAGGGGAATGGATGGTCGGGCTCGAGGCTGAGCGCAGCCTGCGCGACCTCGGCATGCGCGGCGACGTCATCAAGACCATGCACCGCGTCTTTACCGAGCGTGGGGAAGAGCGCGGCGTGGCCGACTTCGTTATCGAAGGCGGACAGCCGACGTCCCAGATTGTCGGACGGCTGGTCGACCGTGGATTGCATGACGAACTGAACGGCGAGGCGTACGCCCTGATCGACGGAACCGACGGACGCGCTCACCATGTGCGCTTCCGAGGGCTCGAGGCCTTCGACCAGGCACCACCGATCGGAGGAATTGTCGAAGTCCGACGTTTCGGCCAACCCGGTGATGCGCATCCCACCTTGGTTCTCGCCACCCGTTCCGATCTCGATCTCGGTGGGCAGGTCACTGCCAGGGGAGCAACTTGGCTCGACCACAGGCTGGCCGAACGCGATCCCATGCCGCTCGCCATGGGCGGATTTGGCCGTGAGACCCGCGCCGCCATGGAAGCGCGTACCGAGCGTCTGATCGAGGAGGGCCTGGCGCGGCGGCAAGGCCAACGCATCGTCTTGCAGCGCGATCTCCTGAACACGTTGCGCCGGCGCGAACTGAACGAGGTGGCTGCAAAACACTCGGCCGATACCGGCCTGTCTCACTTGAAGGCCGCGTCCGGGGAGCATGTGGCGGGCACCTATCGCCAGCGGCTGACGCTCGCCTCGGGGCGCTTCGCCATGATCGATAATGGGCTCGGCTTCCAGCTCGTGCCCTGGTCGAGCGAACTCGAGAAGAGACTCGGCCAACACGTCACCGGCGTCGTGAAGGACGGCGGTGGAATCGAATGGGGCTTTGGTCGCAAGCGCGACCTTAGCCTCTAG
- a CDS encoding DUF2285 domain-containing protein translates to MRKPPLDPDVADAAPADQILTAYDERHVVTYMRLLQAESEGADWMEVARIVLHIDPVREPDRARSAYQSHLARAKWVTEQGRLLRGTGLK, encoded by the coding sequence ATGAGGAAGCCACCGCTCGACCCAGACGTCGCCGATGCTGCGCCTGCAGATCAAATTCTTACTGCCTACGATGAGCGGCATGTGGTGACCTACATGCGCCTTCTGCAGGCCGAAAGCGAAGGAGCTGACTGGATGGAAGTCGCTCGAATCGTGCTGCATATCGATCCGGTGCGGGAGCCGGACCGTGCGCGAAGCGCATATCAGAGTCATCTTGCCCGCGCCAAATGGGTGACGGAGCAAGGGCGCCTCTTGCGCGGCACTGGCTTGAAATAG
- a CDS encoding replication initiator protein A: MRRKHHSERDQLELFRALPGDLAPRDAQDLMAYPFFSLAKTKRIVPIDFRAGAISIRVETVPEHGMATIWDADVLIWAASQIVEARDSGLKTSRLMAATPYEILTFVGRGTSARDYDRLKAGLDRLQSTSVLTSIRQPTERRRHRFSWINEWKETADAHGRPFGLELILPDWFYAGVIDDALVLTIDRAYFGLTGGLERWLYRLVRKHGGRQNSGWSFDLLHLHAKSGILSPLKHFAYDIRQIVQRQTLPGYQLVLTRDPNGTERLNFAPTPVAPLAARLRRRGLIPNSEDNL, encoded by the coding sequence ATGCGGCGCAAACACCATTCCGAGCGCGACCAGCTTGAGCTCTTTCGGGCGCTACCCGGCGATCTTGCGCCGCGCGACGCGCAGGATCTGATGGCATATCCGTTCTTCTCTCTCGCAAAGACCAAGCGGATCGTGCCGATCGACTTTCGTGCAGGTGCGATCTCAATTCGTGTCGAAACCGTGCCGGAACACGGGATGGCGACCATCTGGGATGCAGACGTTCTGATCTGGGCCGCGTCCCAGATCGTCGAAGCCCGTGATTCCGGCCTGAAGACGTCGCGTCTTATGGCTGCAACACCTTACGAGATTCTGACGTTTGTCGGCCGCGGCACCAGCGCCCGCGACTATGACCGGCTGAAGGCTGGTCTCGACAGACTTCAGTCAACGAGCGTGCTGACTTCGATCCGCCAGCCGACGGAACGGCGGCGGCATCGCTTCTCCTGGATCAACGAGTGGAAGGAGACGGCGGATGCACATGGTCGCCCATTCGGGCTCGAGCTGATCCTGCCGGATTGGTTCTACGCTGGCGTCATCGATGACGCGCTCGTGCTGACGATCGACCGCGCCTATTTCGGGCTCACGGGCGGGCTTGAGCGATGGCTCTATCGTCTCGTGCGCAAGCATGGCGGCCGCCAGAACAGCGGCTGGAGCTTTGATCTTCTGCACCTCCATGCCAAGTCCGGCATCCTCTCGCCGCTTAAGCATTTTGCTTACGACATCCGCCAGATCGTCCAGCGCCAGACATTGCCGGGCTATCAGCTCGTGCTCACGCGCGATCCGAATGGCACCGAGCGGCTGAACTTCGCTCCGACGCCTGTTGCTCCCTTAGCGGCACGCCTGCGCCGGCGCGGTCTCATTCCAAATTCGGAGGACAACCTGTGA
- a CDS encoding DUF2840 domain-containing protein: MSDLTEVEVVWLEKRIENRIRFGRIVNDRKLDRHRRVLSFAPGSIFAFVRWTSNDFGTIISRIDILRAVAPGQRCSTVPYVTPGGEILLRLSGWPKVERVLQMTDAVEALGIDPADVAPDHWHHVHNRLSVNENPRPYTKARHQAWLHRQKVMR; this comes from the coding sequence ATGAGCGATCTCACCGAAGTGGAAGTGGTGTGGCTCGAGAAGCGCATCGAAAACCGGATTCGGTTCGGTCGTATCGTCAACGACCGCAAGCTTGATCGTCATCGGCGCGTCCTGTCATTTGCGCCCGGCAGCATCTTTGCCTTCGTCCGATGGACCTCCAACGACTTTGGGACAATCATTTCGCGGATCGACATCTTGCGCGCGGTCGCACCGGGACAGCGCTGCTCGACCGTCCCTTATGTGACACCGGGCGGAGAGATTTTGCTGCGGCTCTCCGGGTGGCCGAAGGTCGAGCGAGTGCTGCAAATGACCGATGCCGTTGAGGCACTCGGCATCGATCCCGCTGATGTCGCGCCTGATCATTGGCATCACGTCCATAACCGCCTATCCGTCAACGAAAACCCGCGCCCGTATACGAAAGCGCGCCATCAGGCCTGGCTTCATCGTCAAAAGGTGATGCGATGA
- a CDS encoding CopG family transcriptional regulator, giving the protein MRDRMNVYFPPELLKQITELADRKKLSRSAIVEAAVASFLSPDGADRREAAFTRRLDRLSRQMQRLERDVGLTAESLALFIRFWLTITPPLPNDAQGAAQAKGRERFEGFVEALGRRLQKGQSFLREIPNDFLRPETAEEA; this is encoded by the coding sequence ATGCGCGACCGGATGAACGTCTATTTCCCGCCTGAGCTTCTGAAACAGATCACGGAGCTCGCCGATCGCAAGAAGCTGTCCCGGTCCGCGATCGTGGAAGCGGCTGTCGCTTCGTTTCTGTCACCGGACGGCGCGGACAGGCGGGAGGCGGCGTTTACCCGCCGCTTGGATCGGTTGTCGCGTCAGATGCAGAGGCTGGAGCGCGACGTTGGTTTGACGGCCGAAAGCTTGGCGCTCTTCATTCGCTTCTGGCTAACGATCACGCCGCCGCTACCCAATGACGCGCAGGGGGCCGCGCAGGCAAAGGGTCGGGAGCGGTTTGAAGGATTTGTCGAGGCGCTCGGGCGTCGTCTGCAAAAGGGGCAAAGCTTTCTGCGCGAGATTCCAAATGACTTCCTCCGCCCGGAAACCGCGGAAGAAGCCTAA
- a CDS encoding helix-turn-helix transcriptional regulator: MPDPMAGLLPRFLRTPEAARYLGLSGRTLEKHRTYGTGPTYRKIGGRVVYAVDDLKAWADRGAKTSTSDPGKGTVLPAKKHPALRPYAGQERR, translated from the coding sequence ATGCCCGATCCGATGGCCGGTCTTCTCCCGCGATTCCTGCGCACGCCTGAGGCCGCGCGCTATCTTGGCCTGTCCGGTCGCACCCTCGAGAAGCACCGCACGTACGGTACTGGACCGACGTATCGGAAGATCGGCGGACGTGTTGTCTACGCCGTCGATGACCTGAAAGCGTGGGCTGACCGCGGCGCCAAGACGTCGACATCGGATCCCGGCAAGGGGACCGTGCTGCCCGCCAAGAAGCATCCGGCCCTGCGTCCCTATGCAGGCCAGGAACGTCGCTGA
- a CDS encoding DUF736 domain-containing protein encodes MANIGSFKKVGNEFQGEIVTLSLKAKGVRIVAETNRSNDNAPSHRIYVGRAEIGAAWSKRSEEGRDYLSLKLDDPSFNAPIYANLFDDEGGEGYTLLWSRPRKTGE; translated from the coding sequence ATGGCTAACATCGGTTCTTTCAAGAAGGTCGGTAACGAATTCCAGGGCGAGATCGTGACCCTGAGCCTGAAGGCCAAGGGCGTCCGCATCGTCGCCGAGACCAACCGATCCAACGACAACGCTCCCAGCCACCGCATCTATGTGGGTCGCGCGGAGATTGGCGCAGCTTGGTCGAAGCGTTCCGAGGAAGGCCGCGACTACCTCTCGCTCAAGCTCGACGACCCCTCGTTCAACGCGCCGATCTACGCGAACCTGTTCGATGACGAAGGCGGTGAAGGCTACACCCTGCTCTGGTCGCGGCCGCGCAAGACCGGCGAGTAG
- a CDS encoding helix-turn-helix domain-containing protein, whose translation MDIREILAINLRKLRQARGLSQEELAHRAEIDRTYISALERSIYAAGIDVVDRLARSLGVEAADLLTRPPTSTKKRTRGQAE comes from the coding sequence ATGGATATACGCGAGATACTTGCAATCAATTTGCGGAAGCTCCGGCAGGCCCGTGGCTTGTCACAGGAGGAATTGGCTCATCGTGCTGAAATTGACCGCACGTATATCAGCGCACTCGAGCGAAGCATTTATGCGGCGGGTATCGACGTTGTCGATCGGCTCGCGCGCAGCCTCGGTGTCGAGGCCGCCGACCTGCTCACTCGCCCGCCCACAAGCACCAAGAAAAGGACTCGGGGGCAGGCCGAGTGA
- a CDS encoding lytic transglycosylase domain-containing protein, with the protein MRIRRVLLAIPLFDRLRDHSSFSSDVCKAGASPTACLGRLGTRVCAVVPVMVLLTGFGSAALAQSGSADKPAINQTAHAFAGFINEASQRFAIAPNWIRSVQSIESAGDVHARSPKGAMGLMQIMPATWAELRERYKLGNDPYDPHDNILAGTAYLRELLDRYGSPGVFAAYNAGPSRYEEHLAGGSLPDETRAYVAKLANLLAIELPPRWTSSGQSSAVATLFVARSDLTKTRDRLLTLMPSGGVTKAISAPDVSRMVPRPVGVFVPRSDSEVSR; encoded by the coding sequence GTGCGTATTCGACGTGTTCTCCTCGCCATTCCCTTGTTCGATCGATTGCGGGATCATTCCTCGTTCTCAAGCGATGTCTGCAAAGCTGGCGCGAGCCCGACCGCGTGCTTGGGTCGATTGGGCACGCGCGTTTGTGCTGTCGTGCCCGTGATGGTTCTTCTGACCGGGTTCGGCAGTGCTGCTTTGGCCCAGAGCGGATCAGCCGACAAACCGGCGATCAACCAGACCGCTCACGCATTTGCCGGTTTCATCAACGAAGCCTCACAACGCTTTGCGATTGCGCCGAACTGGATCCGATCAGTCCAAAGCATCGAGAGTGCCGGTGACGTGCATGCCAGATCGCCAAAAGGCGCAATGGGCCTGATGCAAATCATGCCGGCGACTTGGGCGGAACTTCGCGAGCGCTACAAACTCGGGAACGACCCATACGACCCGCACGACAACATTCTGGCCGGCACGGCCTACCTGCGCGAACTGCTCGATCGGTATGGCTCGCCTGGCGTGTTTGCCGCGTACAACGCGGGACCATCTCGCTATGAAGAGCATCTCGCAGGCGGCTCTCTGCCAGACGAGACGCGAGCATACGTCGCAAAGCTTGCAAATCTGCTTGCCATCGAACTGCCGCCGAGGTGGACGTCCAGCGGACAGTCATCAGCAGTTGCGACGCTATTCGTCGCACGATCCGATCTCACGAAAACGCGCGATCGGTTGCTTACGCTCATGCCGTCGGGCGGTGTCACAAAGGCAATCTCGGCGCCCGATGTTTCGCGCATGGTTCCCCGGCCTGTTGGCGTGTTCGTCCCTCGATCGGATTCGGAAGTATCGCGATGA
- a CDS encoding conjugal transfer protein TraG, which produces MSGTKILWGQVVVVGLIVLLAIWGATEWTAWRLAYQPELGRPWFELLGFKVYYPPVFFWWWFVYDAYAPQVFVEGAFIAASGTVVSIAAAVGMSVWRAREAKNVETYGSARWADAEEVRAAGLLGPDGVVLGKLDRDYLRHDGPEHVLCFAPTRSGKGVGLVVPSLLAWPGSAIVHDIKGENWQLTAGFRSRHGRVLLFDPTNPKSSAYNPLLEVRRGEWEVRDVQNVADVLVDPEGSLDKRNHWEKTSHSLLVGAILHVLYAEVDKTLAGVAAFLSDPKRPIEATLKAMMTTPHLGEQGAHPVVASTARELLNKSENERSGVLSTAMSFLGLYRDPVVAQVTHRCDWRIADLIEDRRPTTLYLVVPPSDISRTKPLIRLVLNQIGRRLTEDLHARDRRHRVLMMLDEFPALGRLDFFESALAFMAGYGIKSFLIAQSLNQIEKAYGPNNAILDNCHVRVSFATNDERTAKRVSDALGTATEMRAMKNYAGHRLNPWLGHLMVSRQETARPLLTPGEVMQLPPMDEIVMVAGTAPIRAKKVRYYEDRRFTERVLSPPDPASAGPSPRTDGWSALGPLKPTAGPTDRATEAEQDTANSGLRREPELPEHVAIARETTESTPAEEFAAVLDDDEDAVRQTRLIRQQMRGVARQVVMDPNDGMEL; this is translated from the coding sequence ATGTCCGGAACCAAAATCCTGTGGGGACAGGTGGTCGTTGTCGGCCTGATCGTTTTGCTGGCCATCTGGGGAGCAACCGAGTGGACGGCTTGGCGGCTCGCCTATCAACCGGAGCTTGGGCGGCCCTGGTTCGAACTGTTGGGCTTCAAGGTCTATTACCCGCCGGTCTTCTTCTGGTGGTGGTTCGTCTACGATGCCTATGCGCCCCAGGTTTTTGTCGAGGGAGCTTTCATCGCGGCGTCGGGCACCGTCGTCTCGATCGCGGCGGCGGTCGGCATGTCGGTTTGGCGGGCGCGAGAGGCAAAGAATGTCGAGACTTATGGTTCGGCGCGCTGGGCGGATGCCGAAGAGGTCCGGGCTGCCGGACTTCTTGGTCCGGATGGCGTGGTGCTCGGCAAGCTCGACCGTGACTACCTCCGGCATGATGGACCGGAGCACGTCTTGTGTTTCGCACCCACCCGATCGGGAAAGGGTGTCGGTCTCGTCGTGCCCTCGTTGTTAGCCTGGCCGGGATCGGCCATCGTGCACGACATCAAGGGTGAGAACTGGCAGCTGACCGCGGGCTTCCGCTCGCGGCATGGCCGCGTCCTGTTGTTCGATCCGACCAACCCGAAGTCTTCAGCCTACAACCCGCTGCTCGAGGTCCGGCGTGGGGAATGGGAGGTTCGGGACGTCCAGAACGTTGCCGACGTCCTGGTCGACCCCGAAGGCTCGCTCGACAAGCGGAATCATTGGGAGAAGACCAGTCATTCGCTCCTGGTCGGCGCCATCCTCCATGTCCTCTATGCCGAGGTGGACAAGACCCTGGCCGGTGTCGCCGCCTTCCTGTCCGATCCGAAGCGGCCGATCGAGGCGACGCTGAAGGCAATGATGACCACGCCGCACCTTGGCGAGCAGGGGGCCCATCCCGTGGTCGCCTCGACCGCACGCGAACTCCTGAACAAGTCAGAGAATGAGCGCTCTGGCGTTCTGTCCACCGCGATGTCGTTCCTTGGGCTGTACCGTGATCCCGTCGTGGCTCAGGTGACGCACCGCTGCGATTGGCGGATCGCCGATCTGATCGAAGATCGCCGCCCGACGACGCTTTACCTCGTGGTGCCGCCGTCGGATATCTCGCGGACCAAGCCGTTGATCCGCCTGGTGCTGAACCAGATCGGTCGTCGCCTGACCGAGGACTTGCACGCCCGCGACCGCCGACACCGTGTCCTGATGATGCTCGACGAGTTCCCGGCGTTGGGCCGGCTTGATTTCTTCGAGTCCGCGCTCGCCTTCATGGCGGGGTATGGCATCAAGAGCTTTTTGATCGCGCAATCGCTCAATCAGATCGAGAAGGCCTACGGGCCCAACAACGCCATCCTCGACAACTGTCACGTCCGGGTCAGCTTCGCGACCAATGACGAGCGGACCGCCAAGCGGGTGTCCGACGCGCTCGGTACGGCAACCGAGATGAGGGCGATGAAGAACTACGCCGGTCATAGGTTGAACCCCTGGCTGGGGCACCTGATGGTCTCGCGGCAGGAGACAGCGAGGCCGCTGCTGACCCCGGGCGAGGTCATGCAGCTTCCGCCAATGGACGAGATCGTCATGGTGGCAGGGACGGCGCCGATCAGGGCGAAGAAGGTCCGCTATTACGAGGATCGCCGGTTCACCGAGCGGGTTTTGTCACCGCCCGATCCGGCGAGCGCCGGCCCATCGCCGCGAACGGATGGATGGTCAGCGCTCGGACCGTTGAAGCCGACGGCAGGTCCAACTGACAGAGCCACGGAGGCCGAGCAAGACACGGCGAACAGCGGGCTCCGTCGTGAGCCCGAACTCCCCGAACACGTCGCGATCGCCAGGGAGACGACCGAATCGACGCCGGCGGAGGAATTTGCCGCCGTTCTTGACGATGACGAGGATGCGGTCCGGCAGACTCGGCTCATACGCCAACAGATGCGTGGCGTCGCGCGTCAAGTCGTCATGGACCCGAATGACGGCATGGAGCTTTGA
- a CDS encoding S26 family signal peptidase, translated as MTGRLMMLAGTIGVAAALIATIVLEPLPLYVWNASASVPIGLYRLRPADQFQVTELVAVQPPEPLATFLDLNGYLPIGVPMLKRVLALPGQSVCRTGLTISVDDVAVGEAKDHDRRGRPLPKWQGCRVVGDGDLFLMNWQSDDSLDGRYFGFLPASSVIGHAIPVWTWEE; from the coding sequence ATGACGGGCCGCCTAATGATGCTGGCCGGGACGATTGGGGTCGCTGCCGCGCTCATCGCGACGATCGTCCTGGAGCCGCTTCCGCTCTACGTCTGGAACGCATCCGCGAGCGTGCCGATTGGTCTCTACCGCCTCCGACCGGCGGACCAATTCCAAGTCACTGAATTGGTCGCCGTGCAGCCGCCGGAGCCGCTTGCTACCTTCCTCGACCTTAACGGCTATTTGCCCATTGGCGTCCCGATGCTGAAGCGCGTGCTCGCCCTTCCGGGGCAGAGTGTTTGCAGAACCGGCCTCACGATTTCGGTCGACGACGTCGCGGTGGGCGAGGCGAAGGATCACGACAGACGAGGCAGGCCGCTGCCGAAATGGCAGGGCTGCCGCGTCGTCGGCGACGGCGATCTGTTTCTGATGAACTGGCAGTCGGACGACTCTCTTGACGGCCGGTATTTTGGATTTCTTCCGGCATCTAGCGTGATCGGCCATGCAATTCCGGTGTGGACGTGGGAGGAGTGA
- a CDS encoding transcriptional regulator domain-containing protein, producing the protein MPEFDWRSPESYKSLQDAEVTDIAWECLRRNADYRREYDVMIAHSPNGEVTAEFRRKWGICFRP; encoded by the coding sequence ATGCCTGAATTCGACTGGCGGTCGCCGGAATCCTACAAGAGCCTACAAGACGCGGAAGTCACCGACATCGCCTGGGAATGTCTCCGCCGCAATGCCGACTATCGGCGTGAGTACGACGTGATGATTGCCCACAGTCCGAACGGCGAAGTGACTGCCGAATTCAGGAGGAAGTGGGGCATCTGCTTTCGCCCATGA